From Tursiops truncatus isolate mTurTru1 chromosome 13, mTurTru1.mat.Y, whole genome shotgun sequence:
TTCTGAGTCTCAGGATGGGGACCTGCATCTCCACCTGGAAGAACATGTGCCTGTCGTTATCGGACTCGTGCCTCAGGACTACATTCAGTACACTGTGCCTTTGGAGGAGGGGATGTACCCTCTGGAAGGACCGCGCGGCTATTGTCTGGACGGCTCCTCCCCCATGGAAGTCTCCGCGGTCCCTCCTCCAGTGGGAGGGGGCTCCTTCCCCGAAGACGAGAATCAGGTAGACCCGGACCTCGTGGTGGCCCCAGAGATCTTCGTGGACCAGTCGGTGAACGGCTTGCTGATCGGCACCACGGGAGTCGTGCTGCAGAGCCCGAGGGCGAGTCCCGACGACGCCCCGCCACTCTCACCGTTGCTACCTCCCCTGCAGACGAATCAGATCCAAAGGAACTTCGGCGGGCTCGCCGGCTCCGACGCCCACGTGGCCGAAAGTATGCGCTGTCACTTGAATTTCGATCCTAACTCTGCCCCCGGGGTTGCCAGAGTTTATGACTCAGTGCAGAGTAGTGGTCCCATGGTCGTGACAAGCCTTACGGAGGAGCTGAAGAAACTTGCGAAACAGGGATGGTACTGGGGCCCCATCACTCGCTGGGAGGCAGAAGGGAAGCTGGCCAACGTGCCGGATGGCTCTTTCCTCGTTCGGGACAGTTCTGACGACCGCTACCTTTTAAGCTTGAGCTTCCGCTCGCACGGCAAGACCCTTCACACTAGAATCGAACATTCAAATGGTAGGTTTAGCTTTTATGAACAGCCGGACGTGGAAGGACACACGTCTATCGTGGACCTGATCGAGCACTCAGTCAGGGACTCCGAGAACGGGGCCTTCTGTTACTCCCGGTCTCGCCTGCCGGGCTCGGCCACCTACCCCGTCAGGCTGACCAACCCCGTGTCGCGCTTCATGCAGGTGCGCTCCCTGCAGTACCTGTGCCGGTTCGTCATCCGTCAGTACACCAGAATAGACCTGATTCAGAAGCTGCCTCTGCCAAACAAAATGAAGGACTATTTACAGGAGAAGCACTACTGAGAGGCTCTGAGAACCCTGCGTCTTGCActtggggaggaaggaaaagagattgGAATACAGTTTACAGACTTTCCATTGCTATCAAAATCTTTTGCTGCCATACTGTTTCAGTTTTATGTGTAAAAGAGTAACCAGTTCGTTTAGGGGTGG
This genomic window contains:
- the SOCS6 gene encoding suppressor of cytokine signaling 6, encoding MKKISLKTFRKSFNLNKSKEEADFMVVQQPSLASDFGKEDSLFGSCYGKDIASCDLNSEDEKGGKSRSKSESLMGTLKRRLSAKQKPKGKGGAPSGGSADEDTFSSSSAPIVFKDVRAQRPMRSTSLRSHHYSPTPWPLRPTASEETCIKMEVRVKALVHSPGPGPALNGVRKDFHDLQADTACQEQTNSLKSSESQDGDLHLHLEEHVPVVIGLVPQDYIQYTVPLEEGMYPLEGPRGYCLDGSSPMEVSAVPPPVGGGSFPEDENQVDPDLVVAPEIFVDQSVNGLLIGTTGVVLQSPRASPDDAPPLSPLLPPLQTNQIQRNFGGLAGSDAHVAESMRCHLNFDPNSAPGVARVYDSVQSSGPMVVTSLTEELKKLAKQGWYWGPITRWEAEGKLANVPDGSFLVRDSSDDRYLLSLSFRSHGKTLHTRIEHSNGRFSFYEQPDVEGHTSIVDLIEHSVRDSENGAFCYSRSRLPGSATYPVRLTNPVSRFMQVRSLQYLCRFVIRQYTRIDLIQKLPLPNKMKDYLQEKHY